Proteins from a single region of Sphaerochaeta globosa str. Buddy:
- a CDS encoding aminopeptidase, with product MELLLKRYAQLIIKVQLKLTEGDSLSINTEANTMQFARLLAREACLSTRQSVTIVETNHGKVVQAYPIDPVEKEIFRPAIHTVVMCHLFDLDANPYLVDSNLLEATSEVGTISKFGHLSDPVFLDRRIAVPWANIPFPGLRWAMELLGKAASEEEMWKLFSSLYRLDGEWASSFWEEQGNLLEYRKQSLNKLGHAHVNFVSDGWQLEAEIARDTVWAGGRTVLASKRYFLPQLPIQSLHASLDCFTAQGSFAASRPLYVLGTEVTGARFTVQDGKVTDWQADTGKPALDAFFNIDEGARHVSELSLADNDTIESRYLQKSIHPHFGKEITTTIILGGFSLDTLTGQSDDEDIKKSKLCESLVRLEIPVGDSQLAINLTTDDGQTHEVMIDGVYNL from the coding sequence ATGGAACTCTTACTCAAAAGGTATGCACAACTCATTATCAAGGTGCAACTTAAACTGACCGAAGGCGACAGTCTGTCGATCAACACCGAAGCAAATACTATGCAATTCGCCCGCTTATTAGCCAGGGAGGCTTGTTTATCGACTCGCCAAAGCGTGACGATTGTTGAAACCAATCATGGAAAAGTTGTTCAAGCTTACCCAATAGATCCTGTTGAAAAAGAAATATTCCGACCCGCCATCCACACAGTGGTCATGTGCCATCTTTTCGATCTCGATGCAAATCCCTATTTGGTAGATAGCAATCTGCTTGAGGCTACCTCGGAAGTAGGTACCATTTCAAAATTCGGGCACCTCAGCGATCCTGTCTTTCTCGATCGCCGCATCGCCGTTCCCTGGGCAAATATCCCCTTTCCCGGTCTTCGTTGGGCTATGGAACTATTGGGCAAAGCGGCAAGTGAAGAAGAGATGTGGAAGCTGTTCAGTTCCTTATATCGTCTTGATGGTGAATGGGCTTCCTCATTCTGGGAGGAGCAGGGAAATTTGCTGGAATATCGCAAGCAATCTTTGAACAAGCTCGGCCATGCTCATGTCAACTTTGTTTCCGATGGTTGGCAGCTCGAAGCTGAGATTGCCAGGGATACCGTATGGGCCGGAGGACGAACCGTGTTGGCAAGCAAACGGTACTTCCTACCCCAGCTTCCCATCCAAAGTCTCCATGCATCCTTGGACTGCTTTACCGCCCAAGGCAGTTTCGCGGCTTCCCGGCCTTTGTATGTGTTGGGAACCGAAGTAACAGGTGCAAGATTTACCGTCCAGGACGGTAAGGTTACCGATTGGCAAGCAGACACAGGAAAACCGGCCCTCGATGCCTTCTTCAACATCGACGAAGGGGCGAGGCATGTCAGTGAACTATCGCTTGCCGACAACGATACAATTGAAAGCAGGTATCTGCAAAAATCCATTCACCCGCATTTTGGCAAGGAAATTACCACAACCATAATTTTGGGAGGGTTCTCCCTCGATACCCTGACCGGACAGAGTGATGATGAGGATATCAAGAAGAGCAAACTTTGCGAATCATTGGTGAGACTGGAGATTCCGGTGGGAGACAGCCAGCTTGCCATCAATCTTACGACCGATGACGGTCAAACCCATGAAGTCATGATCGACGGGGTTTACAATCTTTAG
- the tsaD gene encoding tRNA (adenosine(37)-N6)-threonylcarbamoyltransferase complex transferase subunit TsaD, which yields MRVLGIETSCDECSAAIVEDGHTILSNIIATQIELHKPYEGVVPELASRLHTQWIGTVVQTALQKANLSSDDIDAVAVTNRPGLLGSLLVGLSFAKGYAASLGVPFITIDHIRAHLYASQIEHPLQYPYLGLLVSGGHTVICRVDGYDAIEVLGTTIDDAIGEAFDKVAKHYGFGYPGGVAIDRLAKKGNPLAFLFPGPTLHTKDHPYDISYSGLKTATINQLDTFWDGKSEKSPENIAASFQRSAVNMLIKRVKAALEETGLKRLSAGGGVAANSYLRSELETLRLGGYEVSFPSLKLCTDNGAMIAALAYRYLSDGIRSDFSESASARVTAFKKQYS from the coding sequence ATGAGAGTTCTGGGGATTGAAACTTCTTGCGATGAATGCTCTGCTGCAATCGTAGAGGACGGACATACCATCCTGAGCAACATTATTGCCACCCAGATCGAACTCCATAAACCCTATGAAGGGGTTGTTCCAGAGCTAGCCTCGCGTCTGCATACCCAGTGGATTGGAACGGTGGTGCAAACCGCCCTTCAGAAAGCCAACCTTAGTTCAGATGACATCGATGCAGTTGCCGTAACCAACCGACCTGGTCTGTTGGGCTCTCTTTTGGTAGGCTTGAGCTTTGCCAAGGGCTATGCAGCTTCCCTTGGGGTACCCTTTATCACCATCGACCATATCCGAGCACACTTATATGCCTCCCAGATTGAACACCCCTTGCAGTATCCTTACTTGGGGCTGTTGGTTAGCGGTGGTCATACCGTCATCTGCAGAGTCGATGGGTATGATGCAATTGAAGTCCTTGGTACAACCATCGATGACGCCATCGGCGAGGCCTTTGACAAGGTTGCAAAGCACTATGGGTTTGGATATCCGGGCGGAGTGGCTATTGACCGTCTGGCCAAGAAGGGTAATCCTCTCGCTTTTTTGTTTCCCGGTCCTACGTTGCATACCAAGGACCATCCGTATGATATTTCCTATAGTGGGTTGAAGACTGCAACGATCAACCAGCTGGATACGTTTTGGGATGGGAAGAGCGAAAAAAGTCCTGAAAATATTGCAGCATCCTTCCAGCGCAGTGCAGTAAACATGCTGATAAAGCGGGTGAAAGCTGCTTTGGAAGAGACAGGCCTGAAACGATTGAGTGCAGGAGGCGGGGTTGCTGCAAACAGCTACCTGAGAAGTGAATTGGAAACACTCAGGCTAGGCGGCTATGAGGTTTCTTTTCCGTCCCTGAAATTATGTACTGACAATGGAGCAATGATTGCTGCATTGGCATATCGCTATTTGAGCGATGGTATTCGATCAGATTTTTCCGAGTCGGCAAGTGCTCGGGTAACCGCATTTAAAAAACAATATTCCTGA
- a CDS encoding aminopeptidase produces the protein MDQKLISTYADLIIEKGINLQQGKNVFILTGPGTYYFARELSKSAYRHGATYVQVILDDLDVLSSRLQAQNEEQLTFNPAYMKALDYEMCTEGWSYIRIDSTEERLDHAELDQAKNQILGKAKRRFHEARSKKLMRSQLAWCVCCAPGPLWAKQVLGDNATTEDLMDVLTPILLLDTPDPALAWEQKKAMLDRRRGYLNEQGIEELHFKSSKTDLTIGFTNQARFTGGAESMQDGLQFFANLPTEEIFTTPDRMRAQGYVTTTKPVTVLDVKTEEVRFVFEEGKVVDYSAKEGKEALDSFFSIDEGTRRLGEVALVDETSPIAQSNLIFNSILLDENASCHLALGDGYPTALANGSALSTDEQLHEAGCNTSLMHIDFMIGSKDMDIDATTFDKRSFAVMRKGVFVF, from the coding sequence ATGGACCAAAAACTCATTTCTACCTATGCAGACCTTATTATTGAGAAAGGCATCAATCTTCAGCAAGGCAAGAACGTATTCATCCTGACCGGACCCGGAACCTACTACTTCGCCCGAGAGCTCAGCAAATCAGCGTACAGGCATGGAGCAACTTATGTGCAGGTAATTCTTGATGACCTGGATGTGCTTTCCTCACGGTTGCAAGCCCAGAACGAGGAGCAACTGACGTTCAATCCGGCATACATGAAAGCACTCGACTATGAGATGTGCACCGAAGGTTGGTCCTATATTCGCATTGATTCCACTGAGGAGCGTCTTGATCACGCCGAGCTCGACCAGGCTAAGAATCAAATACTGGGCAAGGCCAAACGCAGGTTCCATGAAGCCCGCAGCAAAAAACTCATGCGCAGCCAACTTGCTTGGTGTGTGTGTTGTGCTCCCGGCCCATTGTGGGCAAAGCAGGTGCTTGGAGACAACGCCACTACCGAGGACCTCATGGACGTCCTTACGCCTATTCTTCTGCTGGATACACCAGATCCGGCTCTTGCTTGGGAACAGAAGAAAGCAATGCTCGACCGACGTCGGGGATACCTCAACGAGCAGGGCATCGAAGAGTTGCACTTTAAAAGCAGCAAAACCGACCTTACCATCGGATTCACCAACCAAGCTCGCTTCACCGGTGGAGCTGAGTCCATGCAGGACGGGCTTCAATTCTTTGCAAACCTTCCTACCGAAGAGATTTTCACCACTCCCGATAGAATGCGTGCACAAGGGTATGTGACCACTACCAAGCCCGTAACCGTGTTGGATGTTAAAACCGAGGAAGTAAGGTTCGTATTCGAAGAAGGGAAAGTTGTTGACTATTCAGCAAAGGAAGGGAAAGAAGCTCTCGATTCCTTCTTCTCCATCGATGAGGGAACCCGCCGACTCGGGGAAGTGGCTTTGGTGGATGAAACAAGTCCCATTGCACAGAGCAATCTCATCTTCAACTCAATCCTGCTGGATGAGAATGCCAGTTGCCACCTCGCCCTTGGGGACGGCTACCCCACTGCCTTGGCTAACGGATCTGCACTTTCGACCGACGAGCAACTACACGAAGCTGGATGCAACACAAGTCTGATGCATATCGATTTCATGATTGGTTCGAAAGATATGGATATCGATGCAACCACGTTCGACAAAAGAAGTTTTGCCGTAATGAGAAAAGGTGTCTTTGTCTTCTAG
- a CDS encoding ABC-F family ATP-binding cassette domain-containing protein, producing the protein MITASNIGLSYGTQVLFKEVNIKFTPGNCYGIIGANGAGKSTFLKILSGEIESDTGEIIISTGQRMAVLRQDHFAFNDYTVLETVVMGYEQLYSVMKERDTIYAKEDFTEADGLRAAELEGDFADMGGWEADAQAAQMLDGLGISTDLQQKKMSDVEDNIKVRVLLAQALFGNPDILLLDEPTNHLDLESIHWLEDFLANFDNTVIVVSHDRHFLNTVCTHIADIDFGKILLYVGNYDFWYLSSQLAAKQMKDDKKRREEKISELKEFILRFSSNVAKAKQATSRKKLIDKLTIDDIKPSSRRFPYVAFKPLRECGKNILEVKGLTKVIEGEKILDNFDLVLNSGDKVAFVGPNHYAKTILFEILTGNIKPDSGTFTWGVTTSLSYFPKNNSHLFSEHVSITDWLRTYSEDKDDTYIRSFLGRMLFSGDEALKDCTVLSGGEKVRCVLSRMMLEQANCLIFDEPTSHLDLEAITALNDGLIDFTGVLLFNSHDHQFVESIANRIIEFTPNGVIDRMMSFEEYFSDDTIKALRDEKYSGSHHAIAL; encoded by the coding sequence ATGATTACAGCGTCAAATATCGGTCTTTCTTACGGAACACAGGTTCTCTTTAAGGAAGTCAACATAAAATTCACTCCGGGCAACTGCTACGGTATCATCGGTGCCAATGGAGCCGGTAAGTCAACCTTCCTGAAGATCCTCTCCGGTGAGATCGAGTCCGATACCGGTGAAATCATCATCTCAACCGGCCAGCGTATGGCCGTCCTCAGGCAGGATCACTTCGCCTTCAACGACTATACAGTCCTTGAAACCGTCGTCATGGGGTATGAACAGCTCTATTCCGTGATGAAGGAACGGGACACCATCTATGCAAAAGAAGACTTCACCGAGGCTGACGGCCTTCGGGCTGCGGAACTCGAGGGAGATTTTGCCGACATGGGCGGTTGGGAAGCTGATGCACAGGCTGCCCAGATGCTCGATGGACTGGGAATTTCAACTGATTTGCAGCAAAAAAAGATGAGTGACGTTGAAGACAACATCAAGGTCCGTGTTCTGCTTGCCCAGGCCCTTTTCGGAAACCCTGACATTCTTTTGTTGGACGAACCGACCAACCACCTTGACCTTGAGTCAATTCATTGGCTTGAGGACTTCTTGGCCAACTTCGATAATACAGTTATCGTTGTCAGCCACGACCGTCACTTCCTCAATACCGTCTGTACCCATATTGCAGACATCGACTTCGGCAAAATCCTGCTCTATGTCGGCAACTATGACTTCTGGTATCTGTCCAGTCAGCTGGCTGCCAAGCAGATGAAGGACGATAAGAAGCGCCGTGAGGAGAAAATCTCCGAACTGAAAGAATTCATTCTCCGCTTCTCCAGCAACGTGGCAAAAGCCAAGCAGGCTACCAGCAGAAAGAAGCTGATCGACAAGCTCACCATCGATGACATCAAACCCTCCAGTCGCAGGTTTCCCTATGTGGCCTTCAAGCCGCTTCGCGAATGCGGTAAGAACATCCTGGAGGTCAAGGGCCTTACCAAGGTGATCGAAGGAGAGAAAATCCTCGACAACTTCGATTTGGTGCTCAACAGTGGTGATAAAGTGGCCTTTGTCGGTCCTAATCACTATGCAAAGACAATCCTTTTTGAAATTCTCACCGGCAACATCAAACCTGACAGTGGTACCTTTACCTGGGGTGTAACCACCAGTCTTTCCTATTTCCCCAAGAACAACAGCCATCTGTTCAGCGAACATGTTTCCATTACCGACTGGCTACGCACCTACAGCGAGGACAAGGACGATACCTACATCCGATCATTCCTTGGGCGTATGCTGTTCAGTGGTGATGAAGCGTTGAAGGATTGTACGGTTCTCAGCGGTGGAGAGAAAGTCCGATGTGTCCTGTCGCGCATGATGCTCGAGCAGGCCAACTGTCTCATCTTCGATGAACCCACCAGTCATTTGGATTTGGAGGCTATCACGGCGCTCAACGACGGTCTGATTGATTTTACCGGCGTGTTGCTCTTCAACAGCCATGACCACCAGTTTGTCGAGTCCATTGCTAATCGTATTATTGAATTCACTCCAAATGGTGTCATTGACAGGATGATGAGCTTTGAGGAGTATTTCAGTGATGATACCATTAAGGCTCTGCGTGATGAGAAGTACAGCGGATCACACCACGCAATCGCACTCTAG
- a CDS encoding type III pantothenate kinase yields MLVAVDIGNSNIVIAVHDGNKWVQSFRIYSDQKKTSDEYFVVLDSLMSHAGLHKHDINKAVISSVVPNLTRSMQKNITRLFDVQPLMVDHSVETGLRKETIPPELGSDLLANAAQAHYMHPNEPVVVVDFGTALTLTTVDSDGSVLGASIAPGLVTAVNALFGNTAQLPQVELKIPATAIGRNSQESIRSGIMFGYAGMVKAIIERTEQELGREVFVIATGGLTHTIAPLIDRINHISVMHTLDGLRLISELN; encoded by the coding sequence ATGCTGGTAGCGGTAGATATCGGAAACTCAAACATAGTCATTGCGGTCCATGATGGAAATAAGTGGGTGCAATCATTTCGAATCTACAGCGACCAGAAAAAAACCAGTGATGAGTATTTTGTCGTCCTGGATAGCCTGATGAGTCATGCAGGCCTGCATAAGCATGATATCAATAAAGCGGTGATCAGTTCGGTTGTACCGAATCTGACCCGCTCCATGCAGAAAAACATCACCCGGCTCTTCGATGTCCAACCTTTGATGGTTGATCATAGTGTGGAGACGGGACTGAGGAAAGAGACGATTCCTCCAGAATTGGGAAGCGACTTGCTTGCCAATGCGGCGCAGGCGCATTACATGCATCCCAACGAACCTGTGGTTGTTGTTGACTTCGGTACCGCCCTTACATTGACCACGGTCGACAGCGACGGTTCAGTCCTTGGTGCTTCCATCGCCCCTGGTTTGGTGACTGCGGTGAATGCCTTGTTCGGCAATACCGCCCAATTGCCCCAGGTCGAGTTGAAAATCCCTGCTACAGCAATCGGAAGAAACAGTCAGGAATCAATCCGAAGCGGTATTATGTTCGGGTATGCCGGTATGGTGAAAGCCATTATAGAGCGTACCGAACAGGAGCTGGGACGGGAGGTCTTCGTCATTGCGACCGGAGGCCTTACCCATACCATTGCTCCCTTGATCGACCGGATCAATCATATCTCGGTAATGCATACCCTTGATGGGCTGCGTTTGATCAGCGAATTAAACTAG
- the ppdK gene encoding pyruvate, phosphate dikinase: protein MAVKKTKYVYFFGSGKAEGTAQMKELLGGKGANLADMTSIGLPVPPGFTISTEACAYYSSHEGSYPEGLREQVLENLAKLETLMGAKLGDNENPLLVSVRSGAAQSMPGMMDTILNLGLNPNSVKALIAKTNNERFAWDSYRRFMQMFGDVVMGVPHHEYESALQDVKDSKGKTLDTELDSKDLQEVITRYQRLYKRYTGEEFPVDPIDQLFKSINAVFQSWNNERAIKYRQMNDIRGLLGTAVNIQSMVFGNMGESSGTGVAFTRDPSTGENQFYGEYLMNAQGEDVVAGIRTPQSIDTLKAVNAEVFDQLVGIRSILEKHYKDMQDIEFTIQEGKLYMLQTRNGKRTIFSWLRSQVDMVEEGLIDKETAVSRVPAGEFGKLFAPILDSKYIRDNGLNEVTRGLNASPGGACGQIYFTAEKAEEMAALGKDVILVRSETSPEDIGGMAVAKGVVTCRGGMTSHAAVVARGMGCPCVSGAGDIHINEAKKNLEVNGTYLSEGDYMSIDGFTGAVYGTKIPVRSSEIVQVLNGHMKESESNLFHNYKTFMGYVQELKRLGVYTNADTPHDTEMAVAFGAEGIGLCRTEHMFFGGNRIMSIRKMILANNLVEREKALAELLPMQRGDFEAIFLALEGRPATIRLLDPPLHEFLPNDHTSRHELALQMGLTVEEVAQKSSALHEFNPMLGFRGCRLAIIYPEILMMQVRAIIEAAINVKRKGVDVMPEIMIPLVGNYKEFVFCKKHALQVIEKIFNEQGMQVHYKIGTMIEVPRAAITADEIAREAEFFSFGTNDLTQMTCGFSRDDAASFLGPYVNDTDKQIYDYDPFATIDIEGVGKLVDMAAKLGRSTNPDIKLGICGEHGGDPKTIAFCNKVGLDYVSCSPFRVPIARLAAAQASIAAKKAK, encoded by the coding sequence CGGCTCCGGCAAGGCAGAAGGGACAGCTCAAATGAAAGAGCTGCTCGGTGGTAAAGGTGCAAACCTCGCCGACATGACCAGTATTGGTCTTCCCGTGCCTCCGGGCTTTACGATTAGCACTGAAGCGTGTGCGTATTATAGTTCCCATGAGGGATCCTATCCTGAGGGCCTGAGAGAACAGGTGCTTGAGAATCTTGCCAAGCTTGAAACCTTGATGGGTGCCAAGCTTGGGGACAATGAAAATCCCTTGCTTGTTTCGGTTCGCAGTGGTGCTGCACAGTCCATGCCCGGCATGATGGATACCATCCTCAACCTTGGACTGAATCCTAACAGTGTCAAGGCTTTGATCGCCAAGACCAACAACGAACGTTTTGCTTGGGACAGCTACCGCCGTTTCATGCAGATGTTCGGTGATGTTGTCATGGGTGTTCCCCATCACGAGTATGAAAGTGCCCTGCAGGATGTGAAGGATTCCAAGGGAAAGACGCTCGACACCGAACTTGACAGCAAGGACCTGCAGGAAGTAATCACCCGGTATCAGAGGCTATACAAGCGTTATACCGGTGAAGAATTCCCCGTTGATCCAATCGACCAGCTCTTTAAGAGCATCAACGCTGTTTTCCAGTCCTGGAATAATGAGAGAGCCATCAAGTATCGTCAGATGAATGATATCCGTGGATTGCTTGGTACTGCTGTCAATATTCAGAGCATGGTCTTTGGAAACATGGGCGAGTCCAGCGGCACCGGTGTCGCTTTTACCCGTGACCCTTCCACGGGAGAAAACCAGTTCTACGGTGAGTATTTGATGAATGCCCAGGGTGAAGACGTTGTCGCCGGTATCCGCACTCCCCAGTCCATCGATACCTTGAAGGCAGTCAATGCAGAAGTCTTCGACCAGTTGGTAGGAATCCGCTCCATTTTGGAGAAGCATTACAAGGACATGCAGGACATAGAGTTCACCATTCAGGAAGGCAAGTTGTACATGCTGCAGACCCGTAACGGCAAGCGCACGATTTTCAGCTGGCTCCGTTCCCAGGTTGACATGGTTGAAGAAGGCTTGATCGATAAGGAAACTGCAGTATCCAGAGTTCCTGCCGGCGAGTTCGGCAAACTGTTTGCTCCGATTCTTGACTCCAAGTATATCCGCGACAATGGTTTGAATGAAGTTACCCGTGGTTTGAATGCATCTCCCGGTGGTGCCTGCGGACAGATTTACTTTACTGCTGAAAAGGCTGAGGAAATGGCTGCCCTGGGCAAGGATGTCATTCTTGTCCGTTCAGAGACAAGTCCTGAGGATATTGGGGGCATGGCTGTTGCCAAGGGTGTTGTTACCTGCCGTGGTGGAATGACCAGCCATGCTGCTGTTGTCGCCCGTGGTATGGGTTGTCCTTGTGTCAGCGGTGCCGGTGATATTCATATCAATGAAGCAAAAAAGAATCTTGAAGTAAATGGAACCTACCTCAGTGAAGGTGACTACATGTCCATCGACGGGTTTACCGGAGCCGTCTATGGAACCAAGATTCCCGTGCGCTCCTCTGAGATTGTCCAAGTGCTCAACGGCCATATGAAAGAGAGTGAATCCAACCTCTTTCATAACTACAAGACCTTTATGGGCTACGTGCAGGAGCTGAAGAGACTTGGTGTCTATACAAATGCCGACACGCCCCACGATACCGAAATGGCTGTCGCCTTCGGTGCTGAGGGTATCGGTCTTTGCCGTACCGAGCACATGTTCTTCGGTGGAAACCGCATTATGTCGATTCGCAAGATGATTCTTGCAAACAATCTGGTGGAGCGGGAGAAAGCATTGGCTGAACTGCTTCCGATGCAGAGAGGTGACTTCGAAGCAATTTTCCTTGCACTGGAGGGAAGGCCTGCAACAATCCGATTGCTCGACCCGCCGCTTCATGAGTTCCTCCCCAACGACCACACCAGTCGCCATGAGTTGGCCCTGCAGATGGGTCTGACTGTTGAGGAAGTTGCCCAGAAGTCCAGTGCTTTGCATGAGTTCAACCCGATGCTCGGTTTCCGTGGTTGCCGACTTGCCATCATCTATCCTGAAATTCTCATGATGCAGGTGAGGGCGATCATTGAAGCAGCCATCAATGTAAAGCGCAAGGGAGTGGATGTAATGCCCGAGATCATGATTCCTTTGGTAGGCAACTACAAGGAGTTTGTGTTCTGTAAGAAACATGCACTTCAGGTCATTGAGAAGATTTTCAATGAACAGGGAATGCAGGTACATTACAAGATTGGAACGATGATCGAGGTTCCCAGAGCTGCAATCACCGCTGACGAAATTGCTCGTGAGGCAGAGTTCTTCAGCTTTGGTACGAACGACTTGACCCAGATGACCTGTGGTTTCAGCCGTGACGATGCAGCATCCTTCCTCGGTCCCTATGTGAACGATACAGATAAGCAGATTTATGACTACGATCCGTTTGCCACCATTGATATTGAAGGTGTAGGCAAGCTGGTGGACATGGCTGCAAAACTTGGTCGTTCCACCAATCCGGACATCAAGCTGGGTATCTGTGGCGAGCATGGTGGTGATCCCAAGACTATTGCGTTCTGCAATAAGGTCGGTTTGGATTATGTTTCCTGCTCTCCGTTCAGAGTTCCCATCGCCCGTCTTGCAGCAGCCCAGGCATCCATTGCCGCCAAAAAGGCTAAGTAA
- a CDS encoding adenine phosphoribosyltransferase, with translation MDAHYDLDSVIRKVPNFPKQGVLYYDITGILAVPEAFSYCIDRMEQLCKHRTIDAIAAVEARGFIFAAPLAERLGIPMILVRKMGKLPNKVYTKSFELEYGCDVVCVQEVDIQKGSRVLFVDDLIATGGTLRAAASMFEEHGAKVEGFLGVIGLPFLNYDRALAPYPVEVLQVYHGE, from the coding sequence ATGGACGCACATTACGATTTAGACAGTGTAATTCGAAAGGTACCAAACTTCCCCAAGCAGGGAGTCCTCTATTATGACATTACCGGTATTCTTGCAGTACCGGAAGCGTTTAGCTACTGCATCGACCGGATGGAGCAGCTTTGCAAGCATCGCACCATCGATGCGATAGCTGCAGTAGAGGCACGTGGCTTCATATTTGCCGCACCGCTTGCCGAACGACTTGGTATACCCATGATCTTGGTACGAAAGATGGGCAAGCTGCCCAACAAGGTGTATACAAAGAGCTTCGAGCTGGAGTACGGCTGCGATGTGGTATGCGTCCAGGAAGTGGACATCCAAAAGGGTAGTCGTGTTCTGTTTGTCGATGACCTGATTGCAACAGGAGGCACTTTAAGGGCTGCTGCTTCCATGTTTGAAGAGCATGGAGCCAAGGTTGAAGGGTTTTTGGGAGTCATCGGGCTGCCGTTCCTCAACTATGACCGAGCCCTTGCCCCGTACCCGGTGGAAGTGCTGCAAGTCTATCACGGGGAGTAG